Proteins encoded together in one Benincasa hispida cultivar B227 chromosome 1, ASM972705v1, whole genome shotgun sequence window:
- the LOC120070178 gene encoding uncharacterized protein LOC120070178 isoform X2 → MELLSPISSSQSPILSNGLSLFSPRFSIPNSNKKNPFRIQAPSSKIYRYPRLNLPRCRRNLVIFASFSRPTRRRNSLRKKLAQEQQVRRIHIPNNPNSDFQLPERISERSESSGRVGSDVSDTSVETRPKGLGESVLWNRLENWVDQYKKDIELWGIGSGPIFTIFQDSNGNVKWVSINKDEILTRSQVEPVDLDDPRGVNHKISAAKRIAREIENGKNVLPRNSSVAKFVIQGDDESSFLKAAQGFSFRPEVFSKFSGVGGLVLCSFLLLFSLKKLFTFKKEDIELTELEKEMMRRKIKSRKEKEVLENGRVEIIQVRAEPPKVSFEKPSLDKQELMRTIAKEKSKVPITKLVLGESTGNLNSGVADLSNKIQEIRDMARDARRMEAKEDPLSFSDENNLLSVNGRLPNEDETIEHMDEGACFLSDNLKHDNHVLEDVESGLLHNVASVETKDLQVSSTSNVVPHRGKSITWDVKDCKTSLGIMDSMQSDSYCETQKVEKDSEQKKLKIIRTVKEAREYLSERRQKQKPEEKIQGRTTQEFSAAPRLPNDNVLESETNKEADSKNIPFKSSFSFGASDSSSLVSDNVDSALRDKNSISVKDDHSKSSVEGHSVGGRVNLHKSLNRDCNDSDTDTMPYGEKKNWIEDNFDEVEPFVRKIGVGFRDNYIVAREKGEQQSDANSTLAQLQYENDNEEELEWMKDENLRDIVFKVRENELANRDPFYAMDPEDKLTFFNGLERKVERENEKLLKLHEWLHSNIENLDYGADGISLYDPPEKIIPRWKGPPFEKSPEFFNDFLEQRKAIFVGKAGLPLSMNKYEQNSSNPNGSIENIDDPNMEIHNQERKDSMTIIESSDGSVRPGRKQGKEFWQHTKKWSQGFLESYNAETDPEVKSIMKDIGKDLDRWITEKEVQEAADLMDKLPDRNKKFMEEKLNKLKREMEMFGPQAVVSKYREYAEEKEEDYLWWLDLRHVLCIELYTMEDGEHRIGFYSLEMAADLELEPKPCHVIAFEDAGDCKNFCHIIQSHMEMLGTGNAFIVPRPPKFRCWF, encoded by the exons ATGGAGCTTCTTTCTCCCATTTCCTCTTCTCAATCTCCAATCCTTAGTAATGGCCTTTCACTCTTCTCTCCCAGATTTTCAATTCCAAATTCGAATAAGAAAAACCCATTCAGAATTCAAGCACCCAGCTCCAAAATTTACAGATACCCAAGACTTAATCTTCCAAGATGTAGAAGGAACTTGGTGATTTTTGCCAGTTTTTCTCGTCCGACCAGGCGCAGAAACTCGCTGAGGAAGAAACTCGCTCAGGAACAACAGGTACGCCGAATtcacattcccaacaatccaaATTCTGATTTTCAATTGCCTGAAAGAATTTCTGAACGTAGTGAGAGTTCTGGTCGTGTTGgtagtgatgttagtgatactTCCGTTGAGACGAGACCAAAAGGTTTAGGTGAATCTGTTTTGTGGAATAGATTGGAGAATTGGGTTGATCAATATAAGAAAGATATTGAGCTTTGGGGGATTGGTTCTGGTCCTATATTTACGATTTTTCAAGATTCAAATGGGAATGTCAAATGGGTTTCTATCAACAAGGACGAAATTTTAACGAGAAGCCAGGTTGAGCCAgtggatttggacgatccaagGGGTGTGAATCATAAAATCTCCGCCGCGAAAAGGATTGCTAGAGAAATAGAGAATGGGAAGAATGTGCTTCCAAGGAATAGTTCAGTTGCCAAGTTCGTAATTCAAGGAGATGACGAGTCTAGCTTTCTTAAGGCTGCTCAGGGTTTCAGTTTTAGGCCCGAGGTTTTTTCCAAGTTTTCGGGAGTTGGGGGCTTAGTTCTATGTAGTTTTCTCTTACTCTTTtctttgaagaagttgttcacTTTCAAAAAGGAGGATATTGAATTGACTGAACTGGAGAAAGAAATGATGAGGAGAAAGATCAAATCTAGAAAGGAGAAAGAGGTTCTGGAGAATGGTAGAGTTGAAATTATTCAAGTACGTGCAGAGCCACCTAAGGTGTCATTTGAAAAGCCCAGCTTAGATAAACAAGAACTTATGCGTACTATagcaaaagaaaaatcaaaagtacCCATTACCAAACTGGTTTTAGGAGAGTCTACTGGCAATCTGAATTCAGGTGTTGCAGATTTGAGTAACAAAATTCAGGAAATAAGAGACATGGCCCGTGATGCACGGAGAATGGAGGCAAAAGAAGACCCCTTGTCTTTCTCTGATGAAAATAATCTATTGTCTGTGAACGGAAGGTTGCCCAATGAAGATGAAACCATTGAACATATGGATGAGGGTGCCTGTTTTCTGTCCGATAATTTAAAACATGATAATCACGTTCTCGAAGATGTGGAGAGTGGTTTGCTTCACAATGTAGCTTCAGTAGAGACGAAGGATTTGCAAGTCTCAAGCACTTCAAATGTAGTGCCACATCGTGGGAAGAGCATCACATGGGATGTTAAAGATTGTAAGACTTCTTTAGGAATTATGGATTCAATGCAATCTGATTCTTACTGTGAGACCCAGAAAGTAGAAAAAGATTCAGAACAAAAGAAACTAAAGATCATAAGAACAGTGAAGGAAGCTAGGGAGTATCTTTCTGAAAGACGTCAAAAACAAAAGCCCGAGGAGAAAATTCAAGGCAGAACTACCCAAGAATTTTCTGCTGCTCCAAGGCTGCCAAACGATAATGTATTGGAAAGTGAGACAAACAAGGAAGCAGACTCAAAAAACATACCGTTCAAATCTTCCTTTTCATTTGGGGCGTCAGATTCTTCATCTTTGGTCAGTGACAATGTTGATTCTGCACTTAGGGATAAAAATTCCATCTCAGTGAAGGACGACCACTCTAAAAGCTCTGTGGAAGGACACTCAGTAGGTGGCAGAGTAAATCTCCACAAGTCCTTGAATCGTGACTGTAATGATAGTGATACAGATACCATGCCatatggagaaaagaaaaactgGATAGAAGATAATTTTGATGAAGTTGAGCCTTTTGTTAGAAAGATCGGAGTTGGCTTTAGAGATAATTATATAGTTGCTAGAGAAAAAGGTGAACAGCAATCTGATGCCAATTCTACATTAGCACAACTACAGTATGAAAATGACAATGAGGAGGAGCTTGAGTGGATGAAAGACGAAAACCTTAGAGATATTGTTTTTAAGGTTAGAGAAAATGAATTGGCAAATCGAGATCCATTCTATGCAATGGATCCTGAGGACAAGCTTACATTCTTCAATGGTCTTGAGAGGAAAGTTGAGAGAGAGAATGAAAAGCTGTTGAAGTTGCATGAGTGGCTTCATTCCAACATTGAAAATCTTGACTATGGGGCAG ATGGCATCAGTCTATACGATCCACCTGAAAAAATCATTCCACGTTGGAAGGGTCCTCCTTTTGAAAAGAGCCCTGAATTCTTCAATGACTTCCTGGAGCAAAGAAAGGCAATTTTTGTTGGGAAAGCTGGCCTGCCTCTTTCTATGAATAAATATGAGCAGAACTCCTCTAACCCCAATGGTAGCATCGAAAATATCGATGATCCCAATATGGAAATTCATAATCAAGAAAGAAAAGATTCTATGACAATTATAGAAAGTAGTGATGGATCTGTTAGACCTGGTAGAAAACAAGGGAAGGAATTTTGGCAACACACAAAGAAATGGTCCCAGGGATTTTTGGAATCTTATAATGCAGAGACAGATCCAGAAGTCAAATCCATTATGAAAGATATTGGAAAAGATCTTGATCGGTGGATTACTGAGAAAGAAGTGCAAGAAGCTGCTGATTTGATGGACAAGTTACCtgatagaaataaaaaattcatggaAGAGAAATTGAACAAGCTCAAAAGAGAGATGGAAATGTTTGGACCACAGGCTGTAGTAAGCAAGTACCGTGAGTAtgcagaagaaaaagaagaagattatttGTGGTGGCTAGATCTTCGTCATGTACTC